A genomic segment from Sulfuritalea hydrogenivorans sk43H encodes:
- the cysK gene encoding cysteine synthase A, with product MRIANNVAELIGNTPLVRLNRLNAGKGFENAVTIALKLEFFNPAHSVKDRIAVAMLDAAEKAGQLKPDSIILEPTSGNTGIGLAMVAAARGYKSAFVMPETMSRERKLMLKAYGAELFLTPGPEGMPGAIRKANELAAADSRYFIPQQFENPANPEIHRNTTAEEIWHDTDGKVDIFVSGIGTGGTITGVGEVLKQRKPGVQIIAVEPDASPVLSGGARGPHPIQGIGAGFVPEILNTKIYDEVVRVKNDDALNTARSLATTEGLLVGISSGAAVWAALEVAKRPENKGKLVVVIIPSFGERYLSTVLYQHLEV from the coding sequence ATGAGAATCGCCAACAACGTCGCCGAACTGATCGGCAATACCCCCCTGGTTCGCCTCAACCGGCTGAATGCCGGCAAAGGGTTTGAAAATGCGGTGACCATCGCGCTGAAGCTGGAATTCTTCAACCCCGCGCACAGCGTCAAGGACCGCATCGCCGTGGCCATGCTCGATGCGGCCGAAAAGGCAGGCCAGCTCAAGCCCGACAGCATCATCCTCGAACCGACCTCGGGCAACACCGGCATCGGGCTGGCCATGGTCGCCGCCGCGCGCGGCTACAAGTCGGCCTTCGTCATGCCGGAGACCATGAGCCGCGAGCGCAAGCTGATGCTCAAGGCCTATGGCGCCGAATTGTTCCTGACGCCGGGGCCGGAGGGCATGCCGGGCGCCATCAGGAAGGCCAATGAACTGGCGGCGGCCGATTCGCGCTACTTCATCCCGCAGCAGTTCGAGAATCCGGCCAATCCCGAAATCCATCGCAACACCACGGCCGAGGAAATCTGGCACGACACCGACGGCAAGGTCGATATCTTCGTCTCAGGCATCGGCACCGGCGGCACCATCACCGGCGTCGGCGAGGTGCTCAAACAACGCAAACCCGGCGTGCAGATCATCGCCGTCGAACCCGATGCCAGCCCGGTGCTGTCGGGCGGCGCACGAGGTCCGCATCCTATCCAGGGCATCGGCGCCGGCTTCGTGCCGGAGATACTCAACACCAAAATCTACGACGAGGTGGTCCGCGTAAAGAACGACGATGCGCTGAACACCGCACGCAGCCTGGCGACGACCGAGGGCCTGCTGGTCGGCATCTCGTCGGGCGCGGCGGTCTGGGCGGCGCTGGAAGTGGCGAAGCGGCCGGAGAACAAGGGGAAGCTGGTGGTGGTGATCATTCCGTCCTTCGGCGAACGTTACTTGTCGACGGTGCTCTACCAGCACCTGGAGGTGTAG
- the dinB gene encoding DNA polymerase IV, with protein sequence MPTLPRRIAHLDMDAFYASVELLRYPELRGLPVVIGGRGIHQPELLTDGSRRFARLRDYVGRGVITTSTYEARALGVFSAMGVMKAAKLAPEAILLPVDFDAYRHYSRLFKAAVRAITPQVEDRGIDEIYIDLTNLPDDTPTLARRIKQAVKDATGLSCSIGISPNKLLSKICSDLEKPDGITLLDEGDIARRIWPLPVRKINGIGPKAGEKLAALGIATIGQLADAEPALLQEHFGRSYAEWLHQAAHGIDERPVVTYSEPKSISRETTFERDLHARRDRALLSEIFTRLCTGVANDLRRKGYLGRTIGIKLRFEDFRIMTRDLTLPEPTADPVVIRRAAGECLRRVPLEKKLRLLGVRASALSPDSASQEAVESPQGELPL encoded by the coding sequence ATGCCTACGCTCCCTCGCCGCATCGCGCATCTGGACATGGACGCCTTCTATGCGTCGGTCGAACTGCTGCGCTACCCGGAATTGCGCGGTCTGCCGGTAGTGATCGGCGGACGCGGCATCCACCAGCCCGAATTGCTGACCGACGGCAGCCGGCGCTTTGCCCGGCTGCGCGATTACGTCGGCCGCGGCGTCATCACCACTTCCACCTACGAGGCGCGGGCGCTGGGCGTGTTCTCCGCGATGGGCGTGATGAAGGCCGCGAAGCTGGCGCCGGAGGCCATCCTGCTGCCGGTCGACTTCGACGCCTATCGGCACTACTCGCGCCTGTTCAAGGCCGCCGTCAGGGCCATCACGCCGCAGGTCGAGGATCGCGGCATCGATGAAATCTACATCGATCTCACGAATCTGCCCGACGACACACCGACCCTCGCGCGCCGCATCAAACAGGCGGTGAAGGACGCCACCGGGCTCTCCTGCTCGATCGGCATCAGCCCCAACAAGCTGCTGTCGAAGATATGTTCCGACCTGGAAAAACCCGATGGCATCACGCTGCTGGACGAGGGCGACATTGCGCGGCGCATCTGGCCGCTGCCGGTGCGCAAGATCAACGGCATCGGGCCCAAGGCCGGCGAAAAGCTCGCCGCTCTGGGCATCGCCACCATCGGCCAGTTGGCCGACGCCGAACCGGCGCTGCTGCAGGAACACTTCGGCCGCAGCTACGCCGAGTGGCTGCACCAGGCGGCGCACGGCATCGACGAGCGGCCCGTGGTGACATATTCCGAACCGAAATCGATCAGCCGCGAAACCACCTTCGAGCGCGACCTCCACGCGCGCCGCGACCGCGCCCTCTTGTCGGAAATATTCACCAGGCTGTGCACCGGCGTCGCGAACGATCTCCGGCGCAAGGGCTATCTCGGCCGCACCATCGGCATCAAGCTGCGCTTCGAGGACTTCCGCATCATGACGCGCGACCTGACGCTGCCCGAACCCACCGCCGACCCGGTCGTCATCCGCCGCGCCGCCGGGGAGTGCCTGCGCCGCGTGCCGCTGGAAAAGAAGCTGCGCCTGCTTGGCGTGCGCGCCAGTGCCTTGTCGCCCGACAGCGCGTCGCAGGAGGCGGTGGAATCGCCGCAGGGCGAACTGCCGCTGTGA
- a CDS encoding M20 aminoacylase family protein — protein sequence MINELLPALTPKIAAFRRDIHAHPELAFDEKRTATKVADYLDGLGLEVHRGIARTGVVAKLSLGSGKRAIGLRADMDALPLSELNSFPHRSTHHGKMHACGHDGHTAMLLGAAEALSRLRNFDGTVYFIFQPAEEHEGGGRVMVEEGLFERFPMDMVFGLHNWPGLPAGSFGVTEGPVMAGADRFEIEITGRGGHAAMPHQAVDVVLAGSSLVQATQSLVSRNTDPLAAAVVSVTRFHAGHADNVLPETAVLGGTVRTLKAELQDALEEGLRRICNGIEATYRVSIDLRYERGYPPTVNAPEPSFIAREVARQVAEEGQVFTHLNPSMGAEDFAYLARVVPACYVWLGNGPGEGGCMLHSPHYDFNDEVIATGIRYWVRLAERALAP from the coding sequence ATGATCAACGAATTGCTGCCGGCCCTGACGCCGAAGATCGCGGCGTTTCGCCGCGACATCCATGCCCATCCCGAACTGGCCTTCGACGAAAAGCGCACGGCGACCAAGGTTGCAGATTACCTCGACGGGCTGGGGCTTGAAGTCCATCGCGGGATTGCCCGCACCGGCGTCGTGGCCAAACTCTCGCTGGGGAGCGGCAAGCGCGCGATCGGTTTGCGCGCCGACATGGATGCGCTGCCGCTGTCGGAATTGAATTCCTTTCCGCACCGTTCGACCCATCACGGAAAAATGCACGCCTGCGGCCACGACGGCCATACCGCCATGCTCCTCGGGGCCGCCGAGGCCTTGAGCAGGCTGCGCAATTTCGACGGCACCGTGTATTTCATCTTTCAGCCGGCGGAAGAGCACGAAGGTGGCGGTCGGGTAATGGTCGAAGAAGGCCTGTTCGAACGCTTTCCGATGGACATGGTGTTCGGCCTGCACAACTGGCCGGGCCTGCCCGCCGGCAGCTTCGGCGTCACCGAAGGGCCGGTGATGGCAGGCGCCGATCGCTTCGAGATCGAGATCACCGGGCGCGGCGGCCACGCGGCGATGCCGCACCAGGCGGTGGACGTGGTACTGGCCGGCAGCTCGCTGGTGCAGGCCACGCAGTCACTGGTGTCGCGCAATACCGATCCGCTCGCTGCGGCGGTGGTCAGCGTCACCCGCTTTCATGCCGGGCATGCCGACAATGTTTTGCCGGAGACGGCCGTGCTCGGCGGTACCGTGCGTACGCTCAAGGCCGAATTGCAGGATGCGCTGGAGGAAGGTCTGCGGCGCATCTGCAACGGCATCGAAGCGACCTACCGGGTGAGCATCGACCTGCGCTACGAGCGCGGCTATCCGCCGACCGTCAATGCGCCCGAGCCGAGCTTCATTGCCCGCGAAGTGGCGCGGCAGGTAGCCGAGGAGGGGCAGGTCTTCACGCACCTGAACCCCAGCATGGGTGCCGAGGACTTCGCCTATCTGGCCCGGGTGGTGCCCGCGTGCTACGTGTGGCTCGGCAACGGCCCCGGCGAGGGCGGCTGCATGCTGCACAGCCCGCACTACGATTTCAACGACGAGGTCATAGCCACCGGCATCCGCTACTGGGTGCGGCTGGCGGAACGGGCGCTGGCGCCGTAG
- a CDS encoding flavin reductase family protein, protein MRQLKLSKAFTLMESGPVVLVTTHDGKKDNIMTISWTMVNDFTPVFAITTGAWNHSFAALRKNRECVIAIPTVDMLDKVVGIGMCSGTDTDKFARFKLTPVQGKVVRAPLIKECLANMECKVIDIVKKHNIVVLEAVAAYVDTARKEKRTLHAVGNGTFIVDGRKIDRRKMMAAKIPSGA, encoded by the coding sequence GTGCGTCAATTGAAGCTGAGCAAGGCCTTTACCCTGATGGAATCCGGGCCTGTTGTCCTCGTGACGACCCATGACGGGAAGAAAGACAACATCATGACGATCTCCTGGACCATGGTGAACGATTTCACGCCGGTATTTGCCATTACCACGGGCGCATGGAATCACTCTTTCGCGGCCTTGCGCAAGAACCGGGAGTGCGTCATCGCCATTCCCACGGTCGACATGCTGGACAAGGTCGTCGGCATAGGCATGTGCTCCGGCACAGACACGGACAAGTTCGCCAGGTTCAAGCTCACACCCGTTCAGGGCAAGGTCGTCAGGGCGCCGCTGATCAAGGAGTGCCTCGCCAACATGGAGTGCAAGGTCATCGACATCGTCAAGAAGCACAACATTGTCGTATTGGAAGCGGTGGCCGCCTACGTCGATACCGCACGCAAGGAGAAGCGCACCCTCCATGCTGTCGGCAACGGGACCTTCATTGTCGACGGGCGCAAGATCGACCGAAGGAAGATGATGGCAGCCAAGATTCCATCCGGCGCTTAG
- a CDS encoding TerC family protein — METIGTWWMWAGFLAIVLVMLAIDLFAVGGGKQHKVSFREAATWSAIWVSVSFLFAAALWWHLDGSAGREVANQKSLEFVTGYLIEKSLAIDNVFVWLMLFSFFGIPLELQKRVLALGVLGAIVLRTVMIFAGAWLITQFHWMLYIFGAFLLVTGIKMWWFAEEKPDMANNPLIRWLRGHMKITDELHGEKFFIWKDGVRYATPLLLALILVEVSDLIFAVDSIPAIFAITTDPFIVLTSNVFAILGLRAMYFLLADMADRFSLLKYGLAAVLVFIGVKMLLIDLYTIPIGFSLAVVATFIGISVWLSLHKEKLERAAGRDTTAR; from the coding sequence ATGGAAACAATCGGTACGTGGTGGATGTGGGCGGGATTTCTCGCCATCGTTCTGGTGATGCTGGCGATCGACCTGTTCGCGGTCGGTGGCGGCAAGCAGCACAAGGTGTCGTTCAGGGAGGCCGCCACCTGGTCGGCGATCTGGGTCTCGGTATCCTTCTTGTTCGCCGCTGCCCTGTGGTGGCACCTCGACGGCAGCGCGGGCCGCGAGGTGGCGAACCAGAAGTCGCTCGAGTTCGTCACGGGCTACCTGATCGAAAAATCGCTGGCGATCGACAACGTCTTTGTCTGGCTCATGCTGTTCTCTTTTTTCGGCATCCCTCTGGAATTGCAGAAGCGCGTGCTGGCGCTCGGTGTGCTCGGCGCCATCGTATTGCGCACGGTGATGATCTTCGCCGGCGCCTGGCTGATCACGCAGTTCCACTGGATGCTTTACATCTTCGGCGCCTTCCTGCTGGTCACCGGCATCAAGATGTGGTGGTTCGCCGAGGAAAAGCCCGACATGGCGAACAACCCGCTGATCCGCTGGCTGCGCGGCCACATGAAGATCACCGACGAACTCCACGGCGAAAAATTTTTCATCTGGAAGGACGGCGTGCGCTACGCGACGCCGCTGTTGCTGGCGTTGATCCTGGTCGAGGTTTCGGACCTGATCTTCGCCGTCGATTCGATCCCCGCCATCTTTGCCATCACCACGGATCCCTTCATCGTGCTGACCTCGAACGTCTTCGCCATCCTCGGCCTGCGCGCGATGTACTTCCTGCTGGCCGACATGGCCGACCGTTTCTCGCTGCTGAAGTACGGCCTGGCGGCGGTGCTGGTGTTCATCGGCGTCAAGATGCTGCTGATCGACCTCTACACGATTCCGATCGGCTTCTCACTGGCCGTGGTCGCCACCTTCATCGGCATCTCGGTCTGGCTCTCGCTGCACAAGGAGAAGCTCGAACGCGCCGCAGGCCGCGACACGACAGCGCGTTGA
- a CDS encoding phosphatase PAP2 family protein, giving the protein MNVSAWDHAGLALVHAARTPWLDSLFAVLTWLGSLAVLLPLALLIWWRRRGDGSAAFVAAALIGASALGHLFKLIAARPRPDLFPPLIPMPEDWSFPSAHAVQVTAFALAWTLRPGTSPGRIEILVLLVAAALVFVSRLYLQVHFPSDVVAGALLATLWVVFLRRLPAWRENRQ; this is encoded by the coding sequence ATGAACGTTTCTGCATGGGATCACGCCGGACTCGCGCTGGTCCACGCGGCACGCACTCCATGGCTCGACAGCCTGTTCGCCGTCCTCACCTGGCTCGGTTCGCTGGCGGTGCTGCTGCCGCTGGCGCTGCTGATCTGGTGGCGACGGCGCGGCGACGGGAGCGCGGCCTTCGTCGCAGCGGCCCTGATCGGTGCCTCCGCGCTCGGGCATCTGTTCAAGCTGATTGCGGCGCGACCGCGGCCCGATCTATTTCCGCCGCTGATCCCCATGCCGGAGGACTGGAGCTTTCCCAGCGCCCATGCCGTGCAGGTCACCGCCTTCGCGCTGGCCTGGACACTGCGCCCGGGAACGTCGCCGGGCCGGATCGAAATCCTCGTTCTTCTCGTTGCGGCCGCCTTGGTCTTCGTCTCGCGGCTCTACCTGCAAGTTCACTTTCCGAGCGATGTCGTCGCCGGCGCCCTGTTGGCGACCCTTTGGGTCGTTTTCCTGCGTCGTCTGCCGGCATGGCGGGAGAACAGGCAATGA
- a CDS encoding diacylglycerol kinase: MRHKFLGTGDAGYHPLRKIQTVISGLRYAVLYDWSVTYKLILSVVVLAVAFGARAWVDFLLILVVTAFVLVAEIFNSAIEALCDFVETRHNEKIKIIKDIAAAGVGIAIFAWFIVLGVELGRLLELVLP, encoded by the coding sequence ATGAGACACAAGTTTCTCGGCACCGGCGATGCCGGCTACCACCCGCTGCGCAAGATCCAGACCGTCATTTCGGGGCTGCGCTACGCGGTGCTCTACGACTGGTCGGTCACCTACAAGCTGATCCTGTCGGTTGTGGTGCTGGCGGTGGCCTTCGGCGCGCGCGCCTGGGTGGACTTTCTGCTGATTCTCGTGGTGACTGCGTTTGTTCTGGTCGCCGAAATCTTCAACAGCGCGATCGAGGCGCTGTGCGACTTCGTCGAGACGCGCCATAACGAGAAGATCAAGATCATCAAGGACATCGCGGCCGCCGGCGTCGGCATTGCAATCTTCGCCTGGTTCATCGTGCTTGGCGTCGAACTGGGCCGCCTGCTCGAGCTTGTGCTGCCGTGA
- a CDS encoding LysR family transcriptional regulator, whose protein sequence is MTPDDLNFRHLLYFWAVAKEGSITRAAERLNLSVQTISTQLGVLEQQLGQALFAPQGRSLVLTEAGRAALDYADQIFLLGERLRHAVADHASGRRRFAVGLSEAVPKLVAFRLLQPVLQAPLSMRIECIEGNFEHLLAELALNRLDLVLTDRSAPTDAHLKLQSRLLGTVEIDLYAVDQLHARYADDFPRQLNGAPVLLPVRSNPLRGAIDAWFARHNLKPEIVGEFSDSALLKTFGRAGLGLFPAPSGMHADILAQFGARSLGTLADVSENWYAIVTQRRIQHPAVEAIQAGGIASLLE, encoded by the coding sequence ATGACCCCGGACGACCTCAATTTCCGTCACCTGCTCTACTTCTGGGCAGTCGCCAAGGAAGGCAGCATTACCCGTGCGGCGGAGCGGCTGAATCTCTCGGTGCAAACCATCAGCACCCAGCTCGGCGTACTCGAGCAGCAGCTGGGGCAGGCGCTGTTCGCGCCGCAGGGCCGCTCGCTGGTGCTGACGGAGGCCGGTCGCGCGGCGCTGGACTATGCCGATCAAATATTTCTGCTCGGCGAACGGCTGCGTCATGCCGTGGCCGACCATGCTTCCGGGCGCCGCCGCTTTGCCGTGGGGCTGAGCGAGGCCGTACCCAAGCTGGTTGCCTTTCGCCTGCTCCAGCCGGTCCTGCAGGCGCCGCTGTCGATGCGTATTGAATGTATCGAAGGCAATTTCGAGCACCTGCTTGCCGAACTGGCGCTGAACAGGCTCGACCTGGTCCTCACGGATAGATCGGCGCCGACCGACGCCCATCTCAAGCTTCAATCCAGACTGCTCGGAACCGTCGAGATCGACCTTTACGCCGTCGATCAGCTGCACGCAAGATATGCCGACGACTTTCCGCGGCAATTGAATGGCGCGCCGGTCCTGCTTCCGGTACGCAGCAATCCGCTGCGCGGCGCCATCGATGCCTGGTTCGCGCGGCACAACCTGAAGCCCGAAATCGTCGGCGAGTTTTCCGACAGCGCCCTGCTCAAAACCTTTGGCCGCGCGGGGCTCGGCCTGTTTCCAGCGCCGTCGGGAATGCATGCCGACATCCTGGCGCAGTTCGGCGCACGCTCCCTCGGCACTCTGGCCGATGTCAGTGAGAACTGGTATGCAATTGTCACCCAGCGGCGAATCCAGCATCCCGCGGTCGAGGCCATACAGGCAGGCGGAATTGCCTCGCTGCTGGAGTGA
- a CDS encoding tellurite resistance TerB family protein, with the protein MMTMQARESFFPIRHPGLPLRAYPVDSPRAKARLIVLALLADGRVDAAELDGLAKYRAFDELGLTRDDFFQVLYDFCADAARLPEGGGNYLMSPALLEILFAEICSTGERQKLVRLIFDVIRSDGHLAEGEASLFWKALDAWRLRLDDGIEYRPRAAAFRQRGQQRIRSNLS; encoded by the coding sequence ATGATGACCATGCAAGCCAGGGAAAGCTTTTTCCCGATCAGGCATCCGGGCCTTCCGCTGCGGGCCTACCCGGTCGATAGCCCGCGTGCCAAAGCGCGCCTCATTGTCCTGGCGTTGCTCGCCGACGGCCGGGTGGATGCCGCCGAACTGGACGGTCTGGCGAAATATCGCGCCTTCGACGAGCTGGGTCTCACGCGCGACGATTTTTTCCAGGTGCTCTACGATTTCTGCGCCGACGCCGCCCGTCTGCCCGAAGGGGGCGGCAATTACCTGATGTCGCCGGCACTTCTGGAAATCCTGTTTGCCGAGATTTGCAGCACCGGGGAGCGGCAGAAACTGGTGCGCCTGATCTTCGACGTGATCCGCAGCGACGGTCACCTGGCCGAAGGCGAGGCTAGCCTGTTCTGGAAAGCGCTTGATGCCTGGCGCCTGCGGCTGGACGACGGCATCGAATATCGCCCGCGAGCAGCGGCCTTCAGGCAACGGGGCCAACAGCGGATACGCAGCAACCTGTCCTGA
- the efp gene encoding elongation factor P — protein MKTAQELRAGNVIMVGSEPLVVQKAEYSKGGRSSAVVKFKFKNLLTDAASEAIYKADDKFEQVVPDRKECTYSYFADPMYVFMDAEYNQYEVEGENMSDAVNYLEDGMPVEVVFYDGKAISVEMPNSVVREVIYTEPAVKGDTSGKVMKPAKISTGMELPVPLFVEIGNKIEIDTRTGEYKNRVK, from the coding sequence ATGAAAACCGCTCAGGAACTCCGCGCCGGCAACGTCATTATGGTCGGCAGCGAACCGCTCGTCGTACAGAAGGCCGAATACAGCAAAGGCGGCCGCAGTTCGGCTGTCGTCAAGTTCAAGTTCAAGAACCTGCTCACGGACGCCGCATCGGAGGCCATCTACAAGGCCGACGACAAGTTCGAGCAGGTGGTGCCCGATCGCAAGGAATGCACCTACTCCTATTTCGCCGATCCCATGTACGTCTTCATGGACGCCGAGTACAACCAGTACGAAGTCGAAGGCGAAAACATGAGCGACGCGGTGAACTACCTCGAAGACGGCATGCCCGTCGAAGTGGTGTTCTACGACGGCAAGGCCATCTCCGTGGAAATGCCCAACAGCGTCGTGCGCGAAGTGATCTACACCGAGCCCGCCGTCAAGGGCGACACCTCGGGCAAGGTCATGAAGCCCGCCAAGATCAGTACCGGCATGGAACTGCCCGTGCCGCTGTTCGTCGAAATCGGCAACAAGATCGAAATCGACACGCGCACCGGCGAGTACAAGAACCGCGTCAAGTAA
- the earP gene encoding elongation factor P maturation arginine rhamnosyltransferase EarP — protein MTNNPIRCDIFCTVIDNYGDAGVCWRLARQLAEEYGWRVRLWIDDPAPLQRLVPNLAAGPVEVRAWPQAWPAPWLATDCADVVIEAFACNPPQPYVEAMAVCVRPPIWLNLEYLSAEPWVPGCHRMSSPHPRLPLVKYFFFPGFAEGTGGLLRERDYDARRASFDETAFRAEFGLPAKAPDELTISLFSYENPALPALVKAWAASKRPIRVLRPGDGEAASKTGSLSLHPLPFLPQRRYDELLWACDLNFVRGEDSFVRAQWAAKPFVWHIYPQADAAHRAKLDAFLALHPAGPQLEAFWRAWNGEGSLDWPDFAARLPGLSQPMKQWKETLETRPDLASGLVQFCLDRIK, from the coding sequence ATGACGAACAATCCAATCCGCTGCGACATTTTCTGCACCGTCATCGACAACTACGGCGATGCCGGCGTCTGCTGGCGCCTGGCACGTCAACTGGCCGAGGAATATGGCTGGCGGGTGCGGCTCTGGATCGACGATCCGGCGCCCCTGCAGCGGCTGGTGCCGAACCTCGCCGCCGGCCCGGTCGAGGTCCGCGCATGGCCGCAGGCGTGGCCCGCGCCGTGGCTCGCGACGGACTGCGCCGACGTGGTGATCGAAGCCTTCGCCTGCAATCCGCCGCAGCCCTATGTCGAAGCCATGGCGGTATGCGTCCGGCCACCGATATGGCTCAATCTCGAATACCTCTCGGCCGAACCCTGGGTTCCGGGCTGCCACCGGATGAGTTCGCCGCATCCGCGCCTGCCCTTGGTCAAGTACTTTTTCTTTCCCGGCTTCGCCGAAGGTACCGGCGGCCTTCTGCGCGAACGCGACTACGATGCGCGGCGCGCCAGCTTCGACGAAACGGCCTTCCGTGCCGAATTCGGCCTGCCGGCAAAAGCGCCGGACGAGCTGACGATTTCGCTGTTCAGCTACGAAAATCCCGCACTTCCTGCCTTGGTCAAGGCTTGGGCGGCCTCGAAGCGACCGATCCGCGTGCTGCGTCCGGGCGACGGCGAGGCCGCCTCGAAAACCGGCAGTCTGAGTCTCCATCCCCTGCCCTTCCTGCCCCAGCGCCGTTACGACGAGCTGCTCTGGGCCTGCGACCTCAACTTCGTCCGCGGCGAGGATTCCTTTGTCCGCGCCCAGTGGGCGGCCAAACCCTTCGTCTGGCACATCTATCCACAAGCCGATGCGGCCCACCGCGCCAAACTCGACGCTTTTCTGGCCCTCCATCCCGCCGGCCCGCAGCTAGAGGCGTTCTGGCGCGCCTGGAATGGTGAGGGAAGCCTCGACTGGCCCGACTTTGCGGCCCGCCTGCCCGGCCTGAGCCAACCGATGAAGCAGTGGAAAGAGACCCTCGAAACCCGCCCCGACCTCGCCAGCGGACTTGTGCAGTTCTGCCTTGATCGGATAAAATAG
- a CDS encoding uracil-DNA glycosylase — protein sequence MDKLLACTDCPRLAGFLAEVRSRQPNYHARPVLPFGDPRARLLIVGLAPGMHGANRTGRPFTGDYAGILLYETLHAFGFGSKAISVAADDDLRLIDCRITNAVKCLPPENKPEPAEIRTCNHYLAAELQASPDVRVILALGLVAHKAVLMALGLKQSALVFGHGARHELPDGRILIDSYHCSRYNTQTRRLTSADFQDVFRKIRDELDA from the coding sequence ATGGACAAGCTTCTAGCCTGTACCGATTGCCCGCGTCTGGCGGGGTTTCTCGCCGAGGTGCGCAGCCGCCAGCCGAATTATCATGCCCGTCCGGTGCTGCCCTTCGGCGATCCGCGGGCGCGACTGCTGATTGTCGGCCTCGCGCCCGGCATGCATGGCGCCAATCGCACCGGGCGGCCCTTCACCGGCGACTATGCCGGCATCCTGCTTTACGAAACCCTGCATGCCTTCGGCTTCGGCTCGAAAGCCATATCGGTAGCCGCGGATGATGACCTGCGACTCATCGATTGCCGCATCACCAACGCCGTGAAATGCCTGCCGCCGGAGAACAAGCCCGAGCCGGCCGAGATCAGGACCTGCAACCACTATCTGGCGGCCGAGCTGCAGGCATCTCCCGATGTGCGCGTGATCCTGGCGCTGGGGCTGGTGGCGCACAAGGCGGTGCTGATGGCGCTCGGCCTCAAGCAGTCGGCGCTGGTTTTCGGCCATGGCGCGCGCCACGAACTTCCCGACGGCCGGATACTCATTGACAGCTACCATTGCAGCCGCTACAACACACAGACTCGCCGTCTCACCAGCGCCGACTTTCAGGATGTCTTCCGCAAGATCCGTGACGAGCTCGACGCCTAA